The Candidatus Zixiibacteriota bacterium genomic sequence GTCAAGCCGGCGCTTGCTTATCTTGACATTATCCGGATTTTCAAAGAGCACTCCCCGCTTCCGGTAGCGGCCTACAATGTCTCGGGGGAGTACAGTATGGTGAAATTGATGGCGAGAGAGAAGATGGCGGTGGAAAGGGATATGATGATGGAGAATCTGGCGGCAATTTTCCGCGCCGGAGCGGATATGATT encodes the following:
- a CDS encoding porphobilinogen synthase, giving the protein VKPALAYLDIIRIFKEHSPLPVAAYNVSGEYSMVKLMAREKMAVERDMMMENLAAIFRAGADMILTYHLRDILKNGWNNA